A DNA window from Streptococcus parapneumoniae contains the following coding sequences:
- the polA gene encoding DNA polymerase I yields MDKKKLLLIDGSSVAFRAFFALYQQLDRFKNAAGLHTNAIYGFQLMLSHLLERVEPSHILVAFDAGKTTFRTEMYADYKGGRAKTPDEFREQFPFIRELLDHMGIRHYELAQYEADDIIGTLDKLAEQDGFDITIVSGDKDLIQLTDEHTVVEISKKGVAEFEAFTPDYLMEKMGITPTQFIDLKALMGDKSDNIPGVTKIGEKTGIKLLLEHGSLEGIYENIDGMKASKMKENLINDREQAFLSKTLATIDTKAPIEIGLEDLVYSGPDVENLGKFYDEMGFKQLKQALNVSSADVAESLDFTIVDQVSQDMLSEESIFHFELFGENYHTDDLVGFAWSCGAKLYATDKLELLQEPIFKDFLEKTPLRVYDFKKAKVLLHRFGVDLQAPTFDSRLAKYLLSTVEDNEIATIASLYGQTYLVDDETFYGKGVKKAIPEREKFLEHLARKLAVLVETEPILLEKLSENGQLELLYDMEQPLSFVLAKMEIAGITVKKETLLEMQAENELVIEKLTQEIYELAGEEFNINSPKQLGVLLFEKLGLPLEYTKKTKTGYSTAVDVLERLAPIAPIVRKILDYRQIAKIQSTYVIGLQDWILADGKIHTRYVQDLTQTGRLSSVDPNLQNIPVRLEQGRLIRKAFVPEWEDSVLLSSDYSQIELRVLAHISKDEHLIKAFQEGADIHTSTAMRVFGIDRPEDVTANDRRNAKAVNFGVVYGISDFGLSNNLGISRKEAKAYIETYFERFPGIKNYMDEVVREARDKGYVETLFKRRRELPDINSRNFNIRGFAERTAINSPIQGSAADILKIAMIQLDKALVAGAYQTKMLLQVHDEIVLEVPKSELAEMKKLVKQTMEEAIQLSVPLIADENEGATWYEAK; encoded by the coding sequence TGGTTTGCATACCAATGCGATTTATGGTTTCCAGTTGATGTTGAGTCATTTGTTGGAGCGGGTTGAGCCTAGTCATATTTTAGTAGCCTTTGATGCGGGAAAGACGACCTTCCGGACAGAGATGTATGCGGACTATAAGGGTGGTCGGGCTAAGACTCCTGATGAGTTTCGTGAGCAATTTCCTTTTATTCGTGAGTTGCTGGATCATATGGGGATTCGTCACTATGAGTTGGCTCAGTATGAGGCGGATGACATCATTGGGACACTGGATAAACTAGCTGAGCAAGATGGTTTTGATATTACCATTGTCAGTGGGGACAAGGATTTGATTCAGCTGACGGATGAGCATACGGTGGTTGAAATTTCCAAGAAAGGTGTGGCTGAGTTTGAGGCCTTTACGCCAGACTATCTCATGGAAAAGATGGGCATCACACCGACTCAGTTTATCGATCTCAAGGCGCTTATGGGTGATAAGTCGGATAATATCCCTGGAGTAACCAAAATCGGTGAAAAGACGGGTATCAAGCTCTTGCTGGAGCATGGTTCGCTTGAGGGTATTTATGAAAATATCGATGGGATGAAGGCTTCTAAGATGAAGGAAAATCTCATCAATGATAGGGAACAGGCCTTTTTGTCTAAAACACTGGCGACCATTGATACCAAGGCACCGATTGAGATTGGTTTGGAGGATTTGGTCTATAGTGGTCCGGATGTGGAAAATCTCGGGAAATTCTACGATGAGATGGGCTTCAAACAGCTCAAGCAGGCTTTAAATGTGTCGTCAGCTGATGTTGCTGAGAGTTTGGACTTTACTATCGTTGACCAAGTCAGTCAAGATATGCTGAGTGAGGAGTCTATTTTCCATTTTGAACTTTTTGGTGAGAATTACCATACGGATGATTTGGTTGGTTTTGCTTGGTCTTGTGGGGCTAAGCTTTATGCTACAGACAAACTTGAGCTTTTGCAAGAGCCTATTTTCAAGGACTTTTTAGAAAAAACACCTCTGAGAGTTTATGACTTTAAGAAGGCTAAAGTCCTCTTGCATCGTTTTGGTGTGGATTTGCAGGCACCTACTTTTGACAGCCGTTTGGCTAAATACCTCCTTTCGACTGTGGAGGACAATGAAATTGCGACTATTGCTAGTCTTTATGGTCAGACTTATTTGGTTGATGATGAAACTTTCTACGGTAAGGGGGTCAAGAAGGCTATTCCTGAACGCGAGAAATTCTTGGAACACTTGGCTCGTAAGCTTGCTGTTTTGGTTGAAACAGAGCCTATTTTACTTGAAAAACTCAGCGAAAATGGGCAATTAGAGCTTCTTTATGATATGGAGCAACCTCTGTCTTTTGTCCTTGCTAAGATGGAAATTGCTGGGATTACGGTCAAGAAAGAGACCTTACTTGAGATGCAGGCTGAAAATGAGCTTGTCATTGAAAAACTGACTCAGGAGATTTACGAGTTGGCTGGTGAGGAGTTTAATATCAACTCGCCTAAGCAGTTGGGCGTACTTCTCTTTGAAAAATTGGGACTTCCTCTAGAATACACTAAGAAAACCAAGACTGGATACTCGACTGCGGTGGATGTCTTAGAGCGCCTAGCTCCTATTGCGCCGATCGTTAGGAAAATTCTCGACTACCGTCAGATTGCTAAGATTCAGTCTACTTATGTGATTGGCTTGCAGGACTGGATTTTGGCGGATGGCAAGATTCATACGCGTTATGTGCAGGATTTGACCCAGACTGGGCGTTTGTCTAGTGTGGATCCAAACTTGCAAAATATCCCTGTTCGTTTGGAACAAGGGCGTCTCATTCGTAAGGCTTTTGTGCCTGAGTGGGAGGATAGTGTATTGCTAAGCTCGGACTATTCACAGATTGAATTGCGTGTTTTGGCGCATATTTCTAAAGACGAGCACTTGATTAAGGCCTTCCAAGAGGGGGCAGATATCCATACCTCGACAGCCATGCGGGTCTTTGGCATTGATCGTCCTGAGGATGTGACTGCAAACGACCGTCGCAATGCCAAGGCCGTTAACTTTGGAGTGGTTTACGGGATTTCAGATTTTGGTTTGTCTAATAATTTGGGCATTAGCCGTAAGGAAGCCAAAGCCTACATTGAGACCTACTTTGAACGCTTCCCAGGTATTAAAAACTACATGGATGAGGTGGTGCGTGAGGCGCGTGATAAGGGCTATGTAGAGACCCTCTTCAAGCGTCGTCGTGAATTGCCAGATATTAATTCGCGTAACTTCAACATTCGTGGTTTCGCAGAGCGGACAGCTATCAACTCTCCTATCCAGGGTTCGGCAGCAGATATTCTCAAGATTGCTATGATCCAGTTAGATAAAGCTTTGGTTGCCGGTGCTTATCAGACTAAGATGCTTCTGCAAGTGCACGATGAAATCGTCCTTGAGGTTCCTAAATCTGAATTGGCAGAGATGAAAAAATTAGTGAAACAAACCATGGAAGAAGCTATTCAACTCAGTGTTCCCCTCATCGCAGATGAAAATGAAGGGGCAACCTGGTACGAGGCTAAATAA